In Thalassophryne amazonica chromosome 14, fThaAma1.1, whole genome shotgun sequence, one DNA window encodes the following:
- the LOC117524271 gene encoding olfactory receptor 5F1-like, which produces MDNVTSINVFFLSGLNETMNHRIAIFSVTLICYCVILLLNVSLVVIIISDNNLHEPMYIILCAFCMNGLYGTTGFYPKFLWDLLSPVHLISYSGCLIQALVIHSFTSSDLSILALMSYDRYLAICRPLQYHSIMTKKRLFHFLVFIWIVPAIIFRINMFLTSRMKLCSSRISRLYCLNRVIVQLACSSSDNMISSIVAYITIIIYFFHGLFIVWSYMYLIKTCISSLENRRKFMQTCVPHLTSLFIFIVTVLFDLMYMRFGSKDLPQAFQNFVAIEFLVIPPIMNPLIYGFNLAKIWKRIQNVTQLKY; this is translated from the coding sequence ATGGACAATGTGACCtcaataaatgtgttttttctttCAGGGTTAAATGAAACAATGAACCACAGAATTGCTATTTTCTCTGTGACTTTAATCTGTTACTGTGTGATTTTGCTGTTAAATGTTTCTCTTGTTGTGATCATTATTTCAGATAATAATCTCCATGAACCCATGTACATTATATTATGTGCTTTTTGTATGAATGGACTCTATGGAACAACAGGTTTTTACCCCAAATTTCTCTGGGATCTGCTGTCTCCTGTCCATTTGATCTCTTATTCCGGCTGTCTGATTCAGGCTCTGGTGATACACTCATTTACTTCCAGTGATCTTTCTATTCTTGCCCTTATGTCATATGACAGATACCTGGCTATATGTCGCCCCCTGCAGTATCACTCCATCATGACAAAGAAAAGACTCTTTCACTTCTTAGTTTTCATATGGATTGTACCTGCTATCATTTTTCGTATTAATATGTTCCTGACATCAAGAATGAAATTATGCAGCTCGAGAATTTCCAGACTCTACTGTTTGAACAGGGTTATCGTTCAACTTGCTTGTTCTTCATCTGACAACATGATTAGTAGTATTGTTGCTTATATTacaataataatttatttctttCACGGTTTGTTCATAGTTTGGTCTTACATGTATTTAATCAAAACATGCATAAGCTCTCTGGAAAACAGGAGAAAGTTTATGCAAACTTGTGTTCCACATTTAACCTCCTTATTCATTTTCATTGTGACTGTATTATTTGATCTTATGTATATGCGATTTGGTTCAAAGGATTTACCTCAAGCTTTTCAGAATTTTGTTGCAATTGAATTTCTTGTTATTCCTCCAATTATGAATCCTCTGATATATGGCTTCAATTTGGCTAAAATTTGGAAAAGAATTCAAAATGTAACTCAGTTAAAGTATTAA